A stretch of the Diadema setosum chromosome 16, eeDiaSeto1, whole genome shotgun sequence genome encodes the following:
- the LOC140239944 gene encoding uncharacterized protein, with protein MDVMDDESPSPPPQPPVPPPGEPSSLEPPASDGYPASPPPPVEEEDLPPSLDDVIPPPPQEMPPPPPPDSPAPAPYSVEPEPATYDPSTSQDMGEIGAETPQDPTPLEPNEQDPHIYDQVPQEPEDEVEPQNADTKVDVDDDDVDHDTSLPASTSDSGKDSAIHNASTLPSSHPIGGANDLTKQNGGGEIPSKETMKAVSRYRLEAVMWVLIFILAAGGIAVVFYFAYSIVLAQTFSVPDEPFAMRVSLTLENRWMDGLEISTNPVHINLAREFITGVNSTFQNAKSSFVDIYQGATIFHFTNDMGLIRTSFRSFFSGPPSDEAFSTEDTFSSQFETELRAGFIDGRFTSLSIEPDAQILFVDFTTT; from the exons ATGGACGTAATGGACGACGAAAGCCCATCCCCTCCGCCGCAGCCGCCCGTCCCTCCTCCAGGAGAACCATCGTCGCTCGAGCCACCAGCTAGCGACGGATATCCCGCGTCGCCGCCGCCTCCCGTAGAGGAGGAGGACCTCCCGCCGTCccttgatgatgtcataccgcCCCCACCGCAGGAAATGCCCCCTCCTCCGCCACCTGATTCCCCCGCACCAG CTCCCTATTCCGTCGAGCCAGAACCGGCAACGTACGACCCCAGCACGTCCCAAGATATGGGCGAAATCGGTGCAGAGACTCCCCAGGACCCGACGCCTCTTGAGCCCAACGAACAAGATCCCCACATCTACGACCAGGTGCCGCAGGAGCCCGAGGATGAGGTGGAACCACAGAATGCTGACACCAAAGTAGACGTCGACGACGACGACGTGGATCACGACACGTCGTTGCCGGCATCGACGTCGGATTCGGGGAAGGACTCCGCCATCCACAACGCCAGCACGCTGCCGTCGTCGCACCCGATAGGCGGGGCGAACGACCTGACAAAGCAGAACGGCGGTGGGGAGATTCCTTCGAAAGAGACGATGAAAGCGGTGTCGAGATACCGACTGGAGGCCGTCATGTGGGTCCTCATCTTCATACTGGCAGCCGGCGGCATCGCGGTTGTCTTCTACTTCGCCTACAGCATCGTACTCG CACAAACATTTTCAGTTCCGG ACGAGCCCTTTGCCATGCGAGTGTCGCTCACGCTGGAGAACCGATGGATGGACGGGCTGGAAATCTCTACAAACCCCGTACACATCAACCTTGCCCGGGAATTCATTACAGGC GTCAACTCTACCTtccaaaatgcaaaatcttcttTTGTCGACATATACCAAGGAGCAACCATTTTCCACTTTAC AAATGACATGGGGCTGATTAGGACGTCGTTCAGGAGCTTCTTCAGCGGTCCGCCGAGCGACGAAGCCTTCTCGACGGAAGACACCTTCAGCAGTCAATTCGAGACGGAGTTGAGGGCGGGCTTTATCGACGGCAGGTTCACGTCACTGAGCATTGAACCCGATGCGCAAATATTGTTTGTCGATTTCACAACAACGTAA